CGCGCGCGGCGAACACCGACGCGTCGGGGCGGCGGAGCGCGCCCGCCGCCCCGAGGACCGGATCAGCCGGACGCGACCTCGGTCAGCACCCCCTCCCGCAGCTCGAGCACGAGGTCGGGATCGATCCTCCCGAGGAAGCCGTCGTCGTGGCTGACCACGACGACGGCGCCGCGGAACGCCGACAGCGCGGCGACGAGCTGGTCAACCGTGTCGAGATCGAGGTTGTTCGTCGGCTCGTCGAGCACCAGCAGCTGCGGTGCCGGCTCGGCCATCACGAGGCATGCCAGCGCGAGGCGGAAGCGCTCACCGCCCGACAGCGCCGACACCGGGCGCAGCACCGTGGCCCCGCGGAGCAGGAACCGTGCGAGACGGTTGCGCAGCTCGACGTCGCCGACGCCGGGTGCGGCGCGGCGCAGGTTCTCCAGCGGCGTCGCCTCCTCCTCCAGCCGGTCGATCCGCTGCGACAGGTACCCGACGCGGTCGGTGTGGGCGGTCGCGTGTGCAGGACTCCGCCTGGGCGGGCCGTCCGGGCCCCCTGCACCGCCGCCGGCGCCGGTTGAGGCGGAGTTGTGCACGTCGTCGGGCTCGGAAGGGCCCGAGCGGCCCGCGACGAGCCGCTCCAGGAGGGTCGTCTTGCCCGCTCCGTTCGGACCGATCAGCGCGACCCGCTCCGGGCCCTGGACGATCCACGATCGCTCGCCGTCACCGATCGTCGCGATCCGCCGTCCCGCGGCGACTCCGGGGTCGGGGAGGTCGATGCGCACCGACTCGTCGTCGCGCACGCGACGTTCGGCGGCGTCGAGCGCCGCGCGCGCCTCCGTCTCCTTGTCGCGTGCCTCGACCCGAAGCCGCCCGGCCGACACCTGGGCAGCACGCTTCTTGCCGCCCATGATGATCTTCGGCTCACGCTTCTCGGCGTACGCCTTGTTCCCCATCGCCGTGCGGGTGGCCAGCACCTGCTCCTGGTGGATGCGGTCGCGCTTCTCGCGCCGCACCTGTTGGCGAGCGGCGGACTCGGCCTGCCGTGCGGCGGCCTGTTCCTCCTCATGGGCTGCGCGCCACGCGGAGTACGGACCGCCGAACGTCGTCAGCGCACTGCCGTAGAGCTCGGTCGTCTCGTCCATCTGCTCGAGCAGTGCCGTGTCGTGGCTCACGACGATGAGCGTGCCCCGCCAGCTCCGTACGAGCTCGTATACCCGCGCCCGCGCATCGCGGTCGAGATTGTTGGTGGGCTCGTCCAGCAGCGCGATGGGTGCACCGCGCAGCCGCACTCCGACCAGCGCCGCGAGCACGGCCTCGCCGCCGGAGAGTGCGTCCACCCGTCTGTCGAGCGCGTCGGCGGGCAGGCCCGCTTCGGCGAGCGCGGCCTGGGCGCGCGCCTCCACGTCCCAGTCGTCGCCGACGGCATCGAAGTGACGCTGGTCGACGTCGCCGGAGGCGATGGCGCGCACGGCATCCAGGGACGTGTCGACGCCCAGCAGAGCGGCGACGCGGGTGTCTTCGGGGACCCGCTGGGGCATCACATCGACGGTGCCGCTGCGAAAGACGGTGCCGGATGCCGGGACGCGGGTGCCCGCGATGAGGCCGAGCAGCGTGGACTTGCCGGCGCCGTTGCGTCCGATGAGTCCGGTGCGCACATCGGAGAAGGCTCCGGAGACGCTGTCGAGAGCGACGGTGCCGTCCGGCCAGGTGAAGGTGACGCGGTCGAGCACGACCGCGGGAGAAGCGTGGGGCATGGGTGCCTCCTGTCGGTGACGGGAACAGTGTCGGAGCGCGGGCGCGCACGACACCGTTCCCGGGACGACGGGAGAGGGTCGACGGCCGGCGCGGATAAGGATGCGCCGACGCGTCGAAGAACCCGGGTTCCGAAGAGGGACGGAGGGATCGACGGCTCAGCGCGCAATCACAGCGCGGCGTCGAAACCCTTCAACGGTCTTCCTCACGGTCGGGACAGGAACGCCGACAGCCTAACGCACCCGCCCTCCGAAGGCCACAGCCGGCTCAGCTCTCCGCGGCGGCGAGCTGCTTCTCGAGGAAGACGCGGACGTCGTCGAGCTCCTCCTGCGACACGCTGTGGGTCAGCCCGGCATAGACGCGACCGCTCAAGGTCG
The sequence above is a segment of the Microbacterium sp. PM5 genome. Coding sequences within it:
- a CDS encoding ATP-binding cassette domain-containing protein, which encodes MPHASPAVVLDRVTFTWPDGTVALDSVSGAFSDVRTGLIGRNGAGKSTLLGLIAGTRVPASGTVFRSGTVDVMPQRVPEDTRVAALLGVDTSLDAVRAIASGDVDQRHFDAVGDDWDVEARAQAALAEAGLPADALDRRVDALSGGEAVLAALVGVRLRGAPIALLDEPTNNLDRDARARVYELVRSWRGTLIVVSHDTALLEQMDETTELYGSALTTFGGPYSAWRAAHEEEQAAARQAESAARQQVRREKRDRIHQEQVLATRTAMGNKAYAEKREPKIIMGGKKRAAQVSAGRLRVEARDKETEARAALDAAERRVRDDESVRIDLPDPGVAAGRRIATIGDGERSWIVQGPERVALIGPNGAGKTTLLERLVAGRSGPSEPDDVHNSASTGAGGGAGGPDGPPRRSPAHATAHTDRVGYLSQRIDRLEEEATPLENLRRAAPGVGDVELRNRLARFLLRGATVLRPVSALSGGERFRLALACLVMAEPAPQLLVLDEPTNNLDLDTVDQLVAALSAFRGAVVVVSHDDGFLGRIDPDLVLELREGVLTEVASG